From the genome of Phlebotomus papatasi isolate M1 chromosome 2, Ppap_2.1, whole genome shotgun sequence:
ttgcaaaattcaatagagtgttttttagtgatatcacagtgtttatataaaataaagaattctgtgacgccgtgttataagttgAGAAttgtgaagtgaaaactttaagcagagtgacgacctaaatttcgtgtttttgtatcattctatgggcgatttttaagaaatttgtatttttgcttATATCTTTTTGcttatctaaaatatttaatcggTAATCCTTGTTAAACAGAGCGTACCATTTTCTTTGCAACTTCTACactttcttgataaatcaactaTATTTTTgatgagacaatggagactatgcagatttcctatgcagaaattctgccgaaaatctacagaatttctctaaatgtactagaatataccgttacaattcaaaaaacctccgagtaaaatcggcaggtagagcaatgatttgacgggtggTCATGTTCAGCGTAtgatgaatgaagaaagattccccagaaaagctatgcaagccattacACGAGAATGCGTCAACCTCGATACAGACCTAGAACAATCCTGAAGAGACCTAAGACCTAGGAtcctgaatcaaattcaggatcttgtcttCGAGCGTTTTACATCAgagtaaaaatcgattttattgtGCGATATCCTTATGAATTACCGTTACAAGTTTACATTGAAGTAAATTTGCCAATCAAAGTTTTAGACCACTCTTATATTAAGAGCTTCCGTAAGACTATTGTGAACAGGTCTTTTACTTCTGATGCTGTCATAACATAAATTGACATCCGGCTGTCGGAGTGTTTGGCTTCGACTGTTTTTTGTCtcgcattatttttattaaaatttgcggTTCTTATTTCGAAATATACATTAAAATAACGTAAACTATACGCATTGAACCCTTAATTTTATATTGACCTaagaataatattgaaaaacttGGTGGGAAAGGTAagtaatgtaaatattttttgggTGAATGTCATTGAGTgaaagaagtgcatgaagtgaaTGTGATTGAGTAATTTTCTGCATAGTTAAGAAAGTTACTTGTCTTCAAATGAAATGCACAATCTTATGAGAGGTGCATTTTGCTAAAAAATTCTGAAGCTGACTGTGAGGGGGTTACATGGATCTCACAGATTGAAGAAATACAGAATATTGGAAAAAGAGATATAGGCACTGTTATAAAAGCTTTCTTGGGACTTTTATAACAAGGCTGGATATggcaaaagaaacttttattgcAGCTAACAAGCAGAATTCTTGCGGATGATAGTTGCAATGTTGAGATGCAATTTTGTGTTGATTGGAGTGAagtcatacagtagactctcactcaatcggctctttttcaatcgggcaaaaaatgttgacaattttcacgttttattATGAAgttaattcgctcaaattcgctgtagttcttcctattgtatcgttattctttataattgagcgctttttgtggaatttacaaaagctttgacgcccaaatctatcgataaaccggatgacattttttgccccaaatgcccaattgagagagagtctactgtatactcGTAAAGAAgaaaagtcataaaattttatacagtcctaaaataaaaaaggaatgTATAAAAAATACGTAGAATGACTACAGCAATTATGATTATATTGCACATGTGATACAAGTGTGGAATTCTATAGATTGTCCAACTAATTCCACAGTGCATTTTAGTCAGTGATTTTTATTATCAGTGGATTTATGCATtccaaaggtttttttttaagtgtttccATGTGAACATTAAGATCTGACTTATGGCCTTCACACACTAGAggcactagagaaatttatgtccatattgaagagttcttTTCTACACACGTGTAGGGAATTTGTTGCAATATAGACTTTTCAAGTGTGTAGGGATTAGGAATTAGGAAGGATTAAGGGGTGATTTTCCTATGAATCATTAGAAATCCCACGTATTAATAATCCTGTGATATAATCCTGGGAAGCTTATCAAGAAGAAAAGCTAACAGTTGAGCTTTGATTTTAAGAAAGTTtcctcgctcgaccggttcctgAACTTgaccggtagaattatttatttgatttatatttgctattacTTGCTATAATatatttagcgtatgatctaacattcatagttcaattattccataaataatacgaatcggtgacaattttttagaaattgaccatcaaacactcaaaaattgacctaccggtcgagtcgaggataccggtcgagtgagggtactttaccttatattctACCAAAGACtattacaaatatatatatGATATATTGATAAGCCCCTTAAGTGAGAATTTTACATACTTAGATTGTAAACGTAAAACATTGAGTTTCAGTTTCATTTCATATTAGGTGtaattccttctaatcacacctatttatttttaaaattccttttagatttattaaaatatattataataacgaatttataaaaatatactgttttcttttttttgtttttttttcaatatttacaaaaactagaaagaaaaacaaagagtttaaatattttatatattcctATAATTTCATTTTGCATTCAGAGAAAGCTGAGTGTACGaacaaaaagatatttttttttaaattccttccAGTTTGTAGAGGCTACTAGTACTCAATTCGTCGAGGACCTTCTCTCTCTCAGTGTGGGAATACTACATAAAacgattctatttttttttttaatatattgatACAAAGTTGGTCTACTCTTTCTCAAATGAGATTTCCAGTACAACAATGCATTAGTCTCCATCCCCATTTAATTTTAGATAACAGAAAAACTAGAATTCAACGAAAAAACCCGAATTCTTAATATTATATAATGTTCCTCCTCGCATTCCTCGTGTTCCACATGAGCTGTTCttgaagttaattttttttgtatttcctttgtacagaggacagattgtcctatgaattattaataaattaaattgaattgaattgaattaatattGTCAGGaacgatttttaaataaacttttaagTAGTTTATCAAAACTGGCGAAAAAAATCCAAGTAATGCTGAGGGCAATCTGCGTTGTAATGGCTAAGGCTAATGTAATTAGAATTCGTTAAAAAGGTTATTAATTTTAGCATATTGTATGAAGAAATGTATCTTTTCTTGTGTCAGACTTATCTGGACATTTCGTGAATTGGATAGATCATTTGTGGAAGATTTACAATGGATAACAATTTTGATCCAAGATATTTATCGATCTTGGCGGAAACGATAAGGCAACAACAATTTCAACCTCAGCAAAATCAGTTCATGATGCCGGATCAATTTCAGCAACAGCAGTTTCAGCCTCAACAGAATTTTTCACCACAGCAGTTTCCGCCACACAATCAGCAACAACAGCAACACCAGCAGCAGCAGCAAGGTCAACAACACCATCAGCAACATCAACAATATCCACAACAACAAGCACAGCAACGGGAGCAGTCTCCGGGGCAGACTACGCGTGTTCGAAATGATACCCAGGTAAAAAATAAGCAAAACGACGAACCCCCACAGCAAATAAAAAATCAGCAACAATCACAACAGAAGATTCAACGTCCTCAACAAACTTTTGTTGTTCACACACTTCTCGGAGCCAGAGAAATTGAACTCCTAATCAGAGAGTTCaatcctgcaaaaaattctgATCTGTACGCTACAGAGTGGATCAGTGAGATTGAACAATTGGGAACAATTCACAAATGGGACTCTTGCCATCTCTTGCTGTACGCCACCATGAGATTGAGTGGTGTAGCCAAGACTTGGTTTGAGTATTCACTTGAAAGTATATCAGACTGGGAAGACTTCAAGCAAGGGCTTGTAAGTAACTTCCCTAGAGCTATTGATGCATCAGATGTTCATGCTAAACTCATAGCGAAGAAGCGGCGTTCTCAGTCGCTTGAAGAGTATTTTCACAGCACAGTGAAATTGGCCAAGAGAATTAAACTAGATGATGATGCTATCAAAGACTACCTCATTCGTGGTCTTGAACAACCAAAGCATCAGATAGTTCTTTCCTCTATTGGACCATGTACTCTTAGTGAGTTTTTGCAGCATATGCAACGTCTCGATGCAGATTCTACTCCAACATCAACAAACACCAAACGAAATCGTTCTCCTGATGGATCGACAGATGATAGACACAAAGTACGAAGGTCTTATTCTCCGGAGAGGTCCGAGAGAAAGGAAAGATCTCGTAAATGTGCTATATGTTCGTCAGGTTCACACTGGACGACACATTGTCCAGATCAtccaaaaaaactcaaaaagtcATCTCGATATGATGAAGGCAAAGGTTCACGATCAGATTCAAGTTCTCGAAGTAATGTTGATAAATCCCCATCTAACAATTCAGAAACTGCTCCGAAACAAATAATGTGCTTTAAATGTAAAACCAGAGGTCATATAGCTAAGAATTGTCCAGAAAAAGATGTAAATTCACGAAAACGAGATATGAAGTCTAAGGAATCCGCTTCGCCAGATCTTACTCAAGAAGACTGTAATGAATTTGACATTGTAATTGACGACGAAATGGATGAACAAATTGATGAAGTCCTTGATCTTGCTAATATGTAATGTGTTTGCATATTagaaatttaatcaataaataaaacatgAAGTAAAGCTGTAGACTAATTTTAGgtactaaaaattaaattaaattcttaaaGACCTATAAgtacaatttctttttaatttttgagacTGGGAAAAACTCCTCAACATCCAccataattcaatatttttttagacgACTCCTAATGTAATAAAATATCCGCTCTTAAAATAAGAGGAGGCATTTATTCTGAAGAGGCCTTTTCTATCAAtcacccgtcaaatcattattctacctgccgattttactctgaggttttttgaattttaacggtatattccagtgtattcagagaaaatctgtagattttctgctgaatttctgctagaaaatctgtagattttcggcagaatttctgcagaaaatctacagattttcggtagaatttctgccgagaaaatcggcatagtgtccattacttcacaaaaatattgttgatttatgtagaaactgtaggagttataaagaaaatggtatgttctgcttaacaagcattaccgattaaacattttaaataagtaaaaagatgcgagcaaaaatactaattttttaaaaatcgcccatggaatgatacaaaaacacgaaatttaggtcgatactctacttaaagttttcacttcacttttctctacttgtaacacggcgtcgcagaattctttattttatataaacaccgtgatatcacaaaaaataactctattgaattttgcaaacttcagtgaaaaatttttcgatctcttctgacacatcttgtctggaaagtctggaatgtagaaaaaatctacagaaaatcggcagaatatctacagaaattcgtcagagattcgtcagaaaatatgccgaaatattctgacgaattttgtcccaagcccaaataaaattcgtaagaatatctacagatattatctgcagatattctgtagaggtgtagattttctctacagaaatcttaaagatatctgcagatattatttgaccaGTGTTGATTATGCCAAATTGACCACCAAATTTCAGGTGTCAAAGTAAAGAAGAACACagcctaatgcccaacgcacaataacttttgtttagtaaacatgtttttgacatttcaatgagagtgagtgagatctagatctagtcatctcgttctatcttataggaaattttgaaaacatgtttataaacaaaagttattgtgcgctaagcATAAAGCTATAATTTTAGTTGAATTCTATAAATAATCAGaacgtaatgccctagacacacttacgacttaagcagagagacgacttagtggaaaattatggtaataaagtttaaccattatttctaatataattacgctaagccgtttctcggctaatccttaggtctgtcaaAGCTCTAATTATTTGCTACAGAAAGTTACTGCAAAGTTAAAGAACTTGTAAAGTGGGTACTTGACTTAGAGTAATACTACTGAGAGGGCgttcgaataaaaaaatcagcgccatttttcatgtaaaataattttcctcaaattgattaaaatgaatgTAACTGGCACTGGGTTTTCGGGCAATGCACGCACTTTTATAAAGAATCCAATCACTTCACGCTTTTTTTTAACTGATAGTTCGTTATCAAATTGGTGGTCAAATTGGTTCACttaaaaaaacggaaaaaaatattctcttcCTTTTGTGGAAGAACATCTTTTTCCAGCGGCCCTCGGCGGTTGGACATCTAAAAATAAAGTTCAAGATGTACTTACCGCAAATGAAACCCTCAGATTTGAGCTTTTCAGTgataatagaaatttattttttcattccttAGCACTGTATTTTATCACTAAACAATATTCACTCCACTTCTTGGCCAAAAAGGTCATCCTGGCCTTAAGAACTattaaccaaattttatttacactctggagaacaaataaaaaacaataaaaaacacGTGCATTGAGAAAACTCgattacatttcaatttttgaagtcGTTTCACTTTCTCCTCAAAAAATGTTCTAGTTCTAGTATGTTTTCACCGCAGTATTACTCTGAGGTACTCGATTAGTAATGGAATGGTTCACTCTTTCGCTTAAATATTAGCGAAAATTGGTGGTGTTTTCCGacaagtaattaaaatattatcaaTTTCAATTACGTTAAGCGTCGGAGGATGGGGCAGATAAGAAAAATTCATGTTTTCCCACTGGAAGGGGGCGATATTTTTATGGTTTTAATGCTTTTAATGAAACAaactgtaattaaaaaaaacagtctaTAAAACTTCTTACACAGCAATGCAAAAAacgttaattaaaatttaaattttcgtgGTTTTCAGCGTAAAAGCATAACATTTTAGACGACTCTTAAATTAAGGTCAGCTGGCATCTATTGTGAATAGGCCTTTTCAAGAAATGTCAAGTAAGCTAAATATCAGTCAGCATTGCGTTTTCATAACAAATTGGAAATTATAGAATACAAGagtaattttcaatataatattataaaaactaTTGATATTTGTTCAATAATTAGTGCACTTTCCATGGTCAGTTTAATTACAGTGGAAAAGTCAACTCAACAGGTAAGAATTAGATAAAAGATTCATGTTTGGAGTGAAGGCTTGGAGGAGCCTCCTTGCATttgaaaaatgatagaaaagaatacagattttatggaattttatgaatttcctgGCTGTATAATCCCAGATTCAAGTTTTTCAGTCAAAGAATGTGAGGTAGCACATCCTTTGAGAAGAAGAATCTGGAAAGAGTCCTGAAGCACGTCACAAGGGTGACGTGGGGATTGTTAAGAATGTAGAAGTCTGGGTGGTGGTGTGCGATATGTTTAGTATTAGGAGTAGAATTGCTCTGCTCAGTATATAAACAATCGCCGATTCTCAATTACCTTTCCAAAGTTAAAGCTGG
Proteins encoded in this window:
- the LOC129802014 gene encoding uncharacterized protein LOC129802014 — protein: MDNNFDPRYLSILAETIRQQQFQPQQNQFMMPDQFQQQQFQPQQNFSPQQFPPHNQQQQQHQQQQQGQQHHQQHQQYPQQQAQQREQSPGQTTRVRNDTQVKNKQNDEPPQQIKNQQQSQQKIQRPQQTFVVHTLLGAREIELLIREFNPAKNSDLYATEWISEIEQLGTIHKWDSCHLLLYATMRLSGVAKTWFEYSLESISDWEDFKQGLVSNFPRAIDASDVHAKLIAKKRRSQSLEEYFHSTVKLAKRIKLDDDAIKDYLIRGLEQPKHQIVLSSIGPCTLSEFLQHMQRLDADSTPTSTNTKRNRSPDGSTDDRHKVRRSYSPERSERKERSRKCAICSSGSHWTTHCPDHPKKLKKSSRYDEGKGSRSDSSSRSNVDKSPSNNSETAPKQIMCFKCKTRGHIAKNCPEKDVNSRKRDMKSKESASPDLTQEDCNEFDIVIDDEMDEQIDEVLDLANM